The sequence below is a genomic window from Pseudorca crassidens isolate mPseCra1 chromosome 20, mPseCra1.hap1, whole genome shotgun sequence.
CCCAGAGGGTGAGCGCCTGCCCCAGAGTCCTCTTTGGTTCCTCCCTGGGTGCTCCTTGCTCCATGCAGAAGTTCCTCTTCTGGTCTCTGCTGCCCCAGCAATCTGGGTCCTCAGGACGAGATTGAGCTAAGGGTGGAGCCAGGAGGCAGGAGAAGGAATGTGCACCACTCCTGGCCAGTTGCCAAGGAGACATCAGGAAGGAGGTGGTTACTATGGCAACTGGGGCATCTTGAGAGGTGAAGAGAGTTGATGGGTCTGGGTACCCCAGGCTGGATAGGGTCCTGTGTGGGACTTGGGGGTTGGGTTTCTAACTCTGGGGCCAAACTTGACTGCCTCTGCTCCCTTTGTACCTCCTGTTGTTGCCTCTGCAGGACTGGCTTCTGGCCAAGCGGAGGGTCCTTCTTAGGGATAGGGACCCAGGCCCAGCTGTGCTCCTgcatcttctttctgtctctccccaaCACACCCTCCTGCTCTCtgatggggtgggggatggggggatgcGGGAGCCATCCCCCGCCCCCAaacaatccattcattcattaattaatttcatTAAGTGGTTTGCAACAGGCAACATGCATTTCCTCCCCCGGGGTTTCCCAAGACCTGTGGTCCCCTCTCCTGCTGTGACTGgagaaagggtgtggggaggTGGAGGCATCTGtcctcccacctctgcctgtcTGCTGCCATCGATCTTGCTAACCACCATCTCCGCGAAAGGAAGCACTAGGCTCCCGCCAGGCTTGCTgcctcagccctgccccctctccctaGGGTGGCTTCCAGCCTCTGcagccgcccccccacccccacccccccgccctgcTTCAAATTCTGCAGATATGGCTCAGTGCAGCAGCCCCCACCTCCCAGGAAAGCGGGCAGGGGAGGAGAGATCAGAGTGGAATTGGGGTTCCCTTCACTTGCCAGAGGTTCCTCAGCACCGCTGGCCTCTCCCCTGGCCCTGCTCTCAGCGCAAGAGACCCTCCCTTGCCCACCTCTCCCCCACCGTGGAAGCATCCTTCCCCTTGCCCATCTGCAGAAGCAGGCTCAAGAAAGGGGGCTGTTGGGGGGGTCAGTATTTCGGGGGTGCATAATTGGGCTAATGGTGTGAAATGTGAATATCTGTGTGGGCGATGGAGGTAGAGAGGGGCATCTGTGTGCGCACCCAAGTGCACCTTTCGGACCAGACAACACCCCGAATGTGGGCCGGGAAGGAGGGTCCTGACACCCATCCCTGCCCATGGGGGCTCACTGCAGTGGTACGGGCCCCACCCTGTGCCACCCCCccttctcttttccatttccctCTCACACTGTggggccatctctctctctctccccctctgtgtcTTTATGCCTCCCTCCATAGTTGCCTCAGTCCCTCCATCTCTCAGTCTGTATCTCTTTCAGGCTCTCTGTCAGTCTCTTTTTGTATTCCTTTCGGTctccctctctcttgctctctgtctctctctgtctctctctcacttcctccagctcctatctttccctctttctccctgctTCCCACTGAACCTGCCTGTCAGAGATTTCAGGAAACACCCACCGTAGGTGCCAGCACTAGGAAAAAAAGAGGCATATGGACCCCCTCCCCTTACCCTCCTGAAATCTGCGAGAACCTCTGTGGCTGCAGATCCACCCGCTCCCACCTTCGAAGCCCATCTCTTCGAGTCCACTACCACCGCTGTGCTGGACCAGCCACCCGGTTGCTATAGCTACCGGTCCGAGCATCCTTTCTCCGGGGACTGCCGCTCTCCAACCACGGGTCCCGCACAGGAACGACACCACCGGGAGAAGGTGTCCAAGAGGCCTGGAGGGGTGCCAATGGGTGCACTGCAGGGGCCTCCGCCCATGGTAGGAAGGGACATCTccttccccattcccctccccttccAGTACTGGAATCTCCCCAGATCCTCTCTCCTAAGCTCTAAGATCCCGGAGCCCCCCCTGCGCCCTCTCCCCAGGCGACGCTCACCCTTTGTGGTGACCTGGGTCGGGGTCGCCATGCCAAGCCGGAGCAGGGGTCGGCTGGATGCCGAGGCGGTGAAGGCGCGGCTGCAGCAGCTGGAACCGGGACGGACTGTTGTCGGGGGGAGATGGGGGGAGCCCTGGTGTGGAGGGGGCCGTAGCCAATGGGGGCCCGGAGAGCCCGCCCCCGTCCcggccacccccgcccccgcccccgcccactgCCGACGTCCCCGCCCTTTCCCCAAGGGTGGGGGCGCCCTCTGCCGGGGCCAAGGGGGCGCCCAGGCTTTCCGCGCGAAGGGACTGACAGATCCACACCGCTCTGTCAAGACAGAAAAGCACGTTTTATTGGAAATCTGAGCGGCAGACGGGAGTctgtgggggcagggctgggaaagaGGACAGTCCAGATGGAGGTGGGCGCGCGGAAGGTGGGTGGGAGGCGTCAGGTGCCAGGGGAATTCTGTGTGGGTGAAAAGGGTAAGAGGCAGGAGAGCCCTCCAAGCCCCCTATCCCAGCCCTtcgccccctcctcctccccccctcccccctccagccTAGTCAGAGCTGCAGGACCTGGCTGGCTTCCATCGCACCAGGTGTCTCTACCGCCTGCGGGTGGACAGACCTAAGGGGGAACACATAGAGTTCGGATAGCAGGAGGGGCACCCCAGCTCCTCTGGAAGGTGGGAGCACAGCAGGGCAACTCCCCGACCTCGGGTTTCAGATCAAGCCCCCCGCTCCACGCGCCCACGGAGGACCAGGAAAGGGGTTCTTGGAACCAGCTTGCATCCCCAAACACCCGAAGTCTCCCCAAACTCACGGCGGATTGAGCTGCGGAAAGTTCCCTCCTCTTCATCCGGTTCCCCAGTCCTGAGAAAAGAGATGCAGAAGGAATTGGGGATGGAAAAGGAGAGAGGCAGCTACACCCGGGAAACCCCAGTGCagcccccatttcacagacttGTGTACTGAGACCCAGAGATGGGCGAGGAGCAGGTTCCGGGCCGCCAGAAAATCCAGTGCACCCAGGAGCAGTTTAAGTGTTTGGCAGGAGGCGCTCCAGGCCGGTAACAGAGAGTACCTCCCCGAGTGCTGGAGAAGGAACTCGAATTTGGAAAGGAGGTATAGCCAAAGCGACTTGAGGGCAGATTGCCTGGAGACGGCCTAGGTTAGAAACCTAGAGCCTTCATCTTGCAGTTGAGCGATTTGGGGCGTGTGACCACCttcctgtgccttggtttcctcatctgtaaaatgaggttaataaaAGCACCTGCCTTATAGATATGGTGTGAGGGGTAAATAACACATCATGAAACAGCATCCTGCACGTGGGACACACCCAATAAATACTacctttatttataataacatctACAAGTATCTTAATACCGACAAGGTATTCATACATTGCCTgggctttacatttttatttaaggaTGAATCAGAGAGCTAGAAACAGGACTCCGAGCTAAACTGGGCCGCCAAGTGAGGTGATCTCATTTCGCCGCGGCTCTTTCTTTCACAGCACTTACGGCGCTTCGTGATTTTATATTTGTGGGTCTGTTGGAGCCCATCGCCACCGCCCCCACTGGGCCGGACGCTCAGCCAGGCAGGGAGGGCAGTTAATTCGTGGCTTGGTCCCAAGGCCTGGCTTGGGGCTGGACACGTAGTAGGTGCTTGATACATATTTGCCGAGGGGTCTCTCTGGCTCTGGATTGAGTGGACTTCCGGCCTCACCTCCAGTGCTCCTTCAGAGCGGGAGTAGATGAGTGAGAGCCCAGAGAGGCTTCTTACCTCTGCTGCTGGTTGAATTTGCACCGGCATCTTCTGCCTGTGGGTGGGGGCGTGGGGAGGAGTGCGCTGAGATTACGCTCTACGCGGCACAGCGAGCCAGAGCTCGCGCTCGCCAGGGCTGGAGCGGCGGGGGGGATAAGGGTGGGGCAGGGACAGGGGGGTGCTGGGCCTGCAATAGAGACGCGGCTGGCCCGAGGGAGGAGTAGAAGGGGCAGGGCGGAGCCTAGGGCAGGGAAAAGGGAGGGGCAGAAACAGGGGCGGGGCCGAGGGCGGGGCCGTAAACGGGGCGGGCCCGGGGGCGGTGATAGAagcgggggcggggccgagggCGGAGTAGAAGGGGCGGGGCCTAGAGCTGCGATAGGGGAGGGGCATAAACAGGGGCGGAGCCGAGGGCGTGAGGCCGGTGGGGGGCAGAAATAAGGGCGGGGGCCAAGGGCTCTGATAGGGGCGGGGTTGGAGGCGGAGCGGGGACTGGACGGGGTTGGGACAGACACCCGCAGATTCGCGACTGGAGTCTGGGTAGGGGTACTCACTCAAGATGATGAGTATGCCCAGGATGAAAAGGATCCCGGCGATAATGAGGCCTCCGATCCGCAGGGATTGGTAGTCTGTGGGCAGCAAGGAGGAGCGTGaatgcagggaggggaggaggaaggatagTAGAGGGGCAGAATGGGGAGGAAGGGGCAAGGAGGAAGggtggggaagaggaaaggaaatcaaTGAGAGGAGTAGGGAGAGATGTGGGAGAAGGGGGATCAGGGAGAAGAgaggatgtaaagaaaagggaggggaggaggtgggcaaggcaaggaggagggaggagacaagGGAGTAGGGAAGGATGATGGTGAGGATcagggagaggagaaaggcagGTGGCAGCAGAGGATGAGCCATAAGATACTAAGAGGTAGAAGGAGAAAGATTCAGAGATACAGAGAGGGATGAAATAGAGAccaacagagagacagagacagagggagatcaAGACAGAAAGAGTCGGAGAGCCAgatcaagagaaagagagagaatgagaatgacaGAGACATAAACACTGAGAGTCTAGAGATAGatggagacagaaacagagagaggtggggggaggggaggaatgaGGAGAGGACAGGCGAACCCAGCCCAGCACCCCCTAATTCCCAAAGAAaggtgcccctccctccctcaccataGGTGAATGGGTCGTGTTCCTGTGGCGCttctggaaagagagaaagaaatcagggTCGGATGCTTCCTGGGATCCTGGACAAGGAGGGGCATAACGAGACCTTTTGGGGTTTTACGTTCCTGGGCCGAGAGTCTGGGGACTGCTGGACCCTGAGCAGGCTGCCTACCCTCTCTGGGTCTTAGCTGCCCCGCTGCACTGTCCTGGGTGGAGCAGCAGGCACCTAACTGCCTCAGCTCTCCGTCTCATTACAGGTTGTCTCTGATTCCGTCATTCACAGGCCTCCATCCCGCCCTCCACCTTTGCCTGACCTGGGgcatcctctcccctcccccagatacCAGCCTGTGACTGAACCCCACGTGAGACCCCAATTTCCTGGTGCCTCAACTGACTCAGTTCAGATTGGAGTCTCCAACTTGTTTCTCTTGCAGGGTTTCCCCTACCCTTGCCACCCTTGGGGCTGAAGTGGGTAGTGGGCTGCCTTCCCCGGACTCACCTGCGTTGACCATGGCGAGGAGACCCACACAAAGAACCAAGATGTGGCTGAGAGATGCCATTGTCCTGGGGGACAACAAGGGTCAGGAAACCTGTACCCTCATTCCCCCACCTTTGGGGCCTGAACTCTCTTCAGGGGACTGTCTCTGTTAAGTCAGAGACAGTCCAGGGACTTAATTTCAAAAGCGTCCATCATCCAGGTTGGTCACCCTGAGAAACAGAGGCACCCTCCTGCTTCACTGGGACACAGCGTCACGAAAACAACCCACACCATGGGGGTCACAGAGCAGCAAGGACAGgggtgagacacacacacagtccacAGGGACCTCCCGCAGGCCAGGGCCGTCCCCACAGCAGGCCCCAGATTCCCCATGCCTACCCTGGATGCCttgccccacccaggtggagagaCAGACACGCTGCCAGGGAAGAGGCAGCCAGGACATGCCCAAGGGCCCACCTGCCCACACACCACAGCCTCACCGCGTCCGTAATATCCCAGCTCTCCTGCCCTCAGCCGCTGGCCCACTCTCTGCCTGACCCTGGGTATAAATATCTCCCATTTCACCCTGGAGGAATTTGCCTCGCACAGGCCACCATGGCAACAGCCTTCCTCCCCCCCCTTGGGGGTCACGCACAACCCTGCCCGGGTGAGGCTGGGCTGCCACATTGCCATGGGCTGCCCCCGTGGGAAAGGCcaccccttctcctctcctggaAGAGATGAGAACAGGGAAAACGTCCCCTTTGCCTGCCTCTGGGTGACATCTTTCATGAACGGACAACGCCAGGCGAGTGACCTGCAGCCCAAGCCAGTGGGGCTGAGAGATAGAAGACAGATGCCAGGGGCAGGAacgcacgcacacatgcacacacgcgcgcacacacacacagtggggcTGGAATGGAGACGACGCCCACTCCCTAAACTTCTGGTTGGAGCAGGACATGGG
It includes:
- the LOC137215254 gene encoding uncharacterized protein isoform X2 codes for the protein MASLSHILVLCVGLLAMVNAEAPQEHDPFTYDYQSLRIGGLIIAGILFILGILIILSRRCRCKFNQQQRTGEPDEEEGTFRSSIRQFPWHLTPPTHLPRAHLHLDCPLSQPCPHRLPSAAQISNKTCFSVLTERCGSVSPFARKAWAPPWPRQRAPPPLGKGRGRRQWAGAGAGVAGTGAGSPGPHWLRPPPHQGSPHLPPTTVRPGSSCCSRAFTASASSRPLLRLGMATPTQVTTKVPQEPDPFYYDYDTVQTVGMTLATILFLLGILIIISKKMKCRKADSRSESPTCKSCKSELPSSAPGGGGV
- the LOC137215254 gene encoding uncharacterized protein isoform X1 gives rise to the protein MGDIYTQGQAESGPAAEGRRAGILRTRTMASLSHILVLCVGLLAMVNAEAPQEHDPFTYDYQSLRIGGLIIAGILFILGILIILSRRCRCKFNQQQRTGEPDEEEGTFRSSIRQFPWHLTPPTHLPRAHLHLDCPLSQPCPHRLPSAAQISNKTCFSVLTERCGSVSPFARKAWAPPWPRQRAPPPLGKGRGRRQWAGAGAGVAGTGAGSPGPHWLRPPPHQGSPHLPPTTVRPGSSCCSRAFTASASSRPLLRLGMATPTQVTTKVPQEPDPFYYDYDTVQTVGMTLATILFLLGILIIISKKMKCRKADSRSESPTCKSCKSELPSSAPGGGGV